DNA from Thermoanaerobacter uzonensis DSM 18761:
TTGCTTTTCTTTCTTAATTTTTCTTGAATTCACATCCATTTCTATATCTTACCTCTAATTTAGCATAAAATTTTTTTCGTTGTCTACTACATTTTTCTGTAGTCTTCACGCTCTTTAATCAAAACTACAATAGTTAAAAATACTTCTCCTAACAAGACAAATCCGTCATTAACTCAAACTAAAGAAAATGTAATAAATACAATTTACTCTATTAGACCCGTTAGAATTGCTTTAGCAATTGCCTCTCTTGTACTCCGAACATCTAATTTTCTGAAAATATTTCTTTTATGATAATTTATGGTATTTATGCTTATTCCAAGTTCTTCTGCAATTGCGATATCTTTGTATCCTTTCATAGCTAATTTTAGAACCTCTAACTGTTTCTCGGTAAGCTTAACTTTACTATTGTTTACTTTATTTCCAACCATACTTACATAGTCACTAACAATTTTATATGCTAATAATTCAACAACCACCATCATTTCATCAACCATACTATCTTTTATTGTTGATAAATCTAAATATCCTATTATCTCATCATCAACAATAAGAGGTATAGCAATGCAATACCACTCTTTAAAAATATTGCAATAATGTTGTTCAGGTTTTAAATAAACCAGTTGGTTTAGTCTCATCGCTAATGAAATCGCATTTGTACCACAACTCTCTTCCTTAAAAGAAGTTCCTCTTTTAAATCCTGTTTTATCAATATTATTATAGATTCCCTTTTCATATACCATTTCCAAAAGGTAACCCTCAGTATCGGTTAATAAAAACACGTATCTCTCTTTGATTTGCTTGAAAATACTATTAACGTTTTTTCTAAAAACATTTATAAGTTCGTTATTTTCTCTTATTTTTAACTGCAACTCCTGTTTTCCCAAAAATATCAAAGGATTATCTATAGTCTGTGTAAGTTCCATTTTTAAACATCTTTTATGAGAATAAAGCACTTCATCAAATATTAATTTATTCATAGGGCATCACCTTAGTAATTCTCACTTTCTGTAATTTTATGGATTTTGCAAACACCTTATCAAACCTACTATTTTCTAATTTAAATCAAAATTTAACATACTTTTCGACCATTTTTTATATTATATCACTTAATTTATAAAATTTGTTGATTTTGGAACGAAAGTGTCGATTTTGGGAGCGAAAATGCATTTTTCACCTAATATTTCCCAATTTACATTGCGTTCTCGGACTGTGTAAAAACAATCAGATTAAATTTGCATAAGTATGATATAATGATAATAAGAAGATGTTTTAAATCGAGGTGTAAAAAATGTTAAAATTTCGTGTTAAGGCAATTACGATGGACGTAGAAGGAAATTTCTCCGTCCTATTGACAGATGAAGAGGAAAAGAAAGTTTTACCTATAGTTATAGGTCCACTAGAAGCTCAAAACATAGCAATACCTCTTCAGGGAATTACACCGCCTCGTCCTTTAACTCCCGACCTTTTAAAATCTGCTATTGAACAACTTGGAGGAAAACCCGAAAAAGTTGTGATTACTGATTTAAAAGATGACACTTATTATGCGGAGCTTTATATAAAACAAGGGGATAGAGTTATAAAATTAGACTCAAGACCCAGTGATGCGATAGCTTTGGCAATGCGCACTGATATACCAATT
Protein-coding regions in this window:
- a CDS encoding helix-turn-helix domain-containing protein; this encodes MELTQTIDNPLIFLGKQELQLKIRENNELINVFRKNVNSIFKQIKERYVFLLTDTEGYLLEMVYEKGIYNNIDKTGFKRGTSFKEESCGTNAISLAMRLNQLVYLKPEQHYCNIFKEWYCIAIPLIVDDEIIGYLDLSTIKDSMVDEMMVVVELLAYKIVSDYVSMVGNKVNNSKVKLTEKQLEVLKLAMKGYKDIAIAEELGISINTINYHKRNIFRKLDVRSTREAIAKAILTGLIE
- a CDS encoding bifunctional nuclease family protein, translated to MLKFRVKAITMDVEGNFSVLLTDEEEKKVLPIVIGPLEAQNIAIPLQGITPPRPLTPDLLKSAIEQLGGKPEKVVITDLKDDTYYAELYIKQGDRVIKLDSRPSDAIALAMRTDIPIFINVRLAEFTYDMTDLKFDDGDN